A single genomic interval of Brevundimonas diminuta harbors:
- a CDS encoding endonuclease domain-containing protein yields the protein MTTRRLTPRARGLRQVGGLAEDRIWARLRGGAVDGWKVRRQHPVGGYVVDFACVPLRLVIEIDGGVHERDEVVLNDHYRQQAIEALGWTVIRFTNAEALTDPARIDAALRDRAKTLGL from the coding sequence ATGACGACCCGCCGCCTGACGCCGCGCGCTCGCGGACTGCGTCAAGTCGGCGGCTTGGCCGAAGACCGGATCTGGGCGCGACTGCGCGGCGGCGCCGTCGACGGCTGGAAGGTGCGTCGCCAGCATCCGGTCGGCGGGTATGTGGTGGATTTCGCCTGCGTGCCGCTGCGGCTGGTCATCGAGATCGACGGCGGGGTGCATGAGCGCGACGAGGTCGTCCTGAACGACCACTACCGCCAGCAGGCGATCGAGGCGCTGGGCTGGACCGTCATCCGCTTCACCAACGCCGAGGCCCTGACCGACCCCGCCCGCATCGACGCCGCCCTCCGCGACCGCGCGAAGACGCTGGGTCTCTAA
- the prmC gene encoding peptide chain release factor N(5)-glutamine methyltransferase, with the protein MTDPITPKSDTDAPTLLTAWKAAQARLKTGRMDSPAIDARLLLEAAAGASRMDILTDPYRPITADQLSAYEAMVERRLKREPVSRIVGKKGFWKIMLNVTPDVLSPRPDTETLMDVSMLAFGKNEAFDAIDLGTGSGAILLALLAERPAARGVGTDISSEALAVAKENAANLDLNERATFLRTEWAAGFGDASFDLVLSNPPYIPTDHIATLDPEVRDHDPHLALDGGPDGLQAYRDLVPEVKRILKPLGVFAVEIGFDQGPQVKELFEAAGFTDVKIIKDLGDRDRVVTNGPDPRTNPIPQD; encoded by the coding sequence ATGACCGACCCCATCACGCCCAAGTCCGACACCGACGCCCCGACCCTGCTGACCGCCTGGAAGGCGGCGCAGGCCCGGCTGAAGACCGGCCGCATGGACAGCCCCGCCATCGACGCCCGCCTGCTGCTGGAGGCCGCCGCCGGCGCCAGCCGCATGGACATCCTGACCGACCCCTATCGGCCCATCACCGCTGACCAGCTGAGCGCCTATGAGGCCATGGTCGAGCGCCGGCTGAAGCGCGAGCCCGTCTCGCGCATCGTCGGCAAGAAGGGCTTCTGGAAGATCATGCTGAACGTCACCCCCGACGTCCTCAGCCCCCGCCCCGACACCGAGACCCTGATGGACGTGTCCATGCTGGCCTTCGGCAAGAACGAAGCCTTCGACGCCATCGACCTGGGGACCGGCTCGGGCGCGATCCTCTTGGCGCTTCTGGCCGAGCGGCCGGCCGCGCGCGGGGTCGGCACCGACATCTCGTCCGAGGCCCTGGCGGTGGCCAAGGAGAACGCCGCCAACCTGGACCTGAACGAGCGCGCGACCTTCCTGCGCACCGAATGGGCCGCGGGCTTCGGCGACGCCAGCTTCGACCTGGTGCTGTCCAACCCGCCCTATATCCCGACCGACCATATCGCGACCCTGGACCCGGAGGTCCGCGACCACGACCCGCACCTGGCCCTGGACGGCGGCCCCGACGGCTTGCAGGCCTATCGCGATCTGGTGCCCGAGGTGAAACGCATCCTGAAGCCGCTGGGCGTCTTCGCCGTCGAAATCGGCTTCGATCAGGGCCCGCAGGTCAAGGAACTGTTCGAGGCCGCCGGCTTCACCGACGTCAAGATCATCAAGGACCTGGGCGACCGCGACCGCGTCGTCACCAACGGCCCGGACCCGCGCACCAATCCGATCCCGCAGGACTGA
- a CDS encoding YihY/virulence factor BrkB family protein, which yields MTVRVGMTARRPSRLAPLRNLFARTPAPVERGRVWKFLGAAAGGLAAGAGAAHLLYSQGHKVGVELRAPRPEPLPPKVPTPEDYEAQEPGRGRMAKRPEHIPHKGWSDIVWRTGGSYFGDRVGFVAGGVTFFTLLSLFPLLGTFVTLYGLFADPTDAWGRLQFLYALLPDSIAEFLGGEMQRLAENSNSQLTFTLAWTLALSLWTANGAVKVLFYGLNVAYHEVERRNIVRYNLICMVFTVGAILAVLLTSALVVGVPVVVRLFGLEEEWGLIAPLRWPLLLVGYVAALTVIYRYGPCRQRARWRWVTPGAIFAAVLSLTVSFLFSWYLSNFVRTDSYGPLAAMMGFLLWTWLSVQVILMGAELNAEIEHQTAVDTTTGKPLPIGERGAKVADSIGPRRGNPAALAFTQRHAEMMADRIMRRPNRHAAGAPTATE from the coding sequence TTGACCGTTCGCGTCGGGATGACTGCGCGCCGCCCCTCCCGCCTTGCCCCGCTTCGCAATCTGTTCGCCCGCACGCCGGCGCCGGTCGAGCGCGGCCGGGTGTGGAAGTTCCTGGGGGCCGCCGCCGGGGGTCTGGCCGCCGGGGCCGGCGCCGCCCACCTGCTCTACAGCCAGGGGCACAAGGTCGGGGTCGAACTGCGCGCCCCCCGCCCCGAGCCCCTGCCGCCCAAGGTCCCCACGCCCGAGGACTATGAGGCCCAGGAGCCCGGTCGCGGCCGCATGGCCAAACGGCCCGAGCACATTCCGCACAAGGGCTGGTCCGACATCGTCTGGCGCACCGGCGGGTCCTATTTCGGCGACCGGGTCGGCTTCGTCGCCGGCGGCGTGACCTTCTTCACCCTGCTGTCGCTGTTCCCGCTCTTGGGGACGTTCGTCACCCTCTACGGCCTTTTCGCCGATCCGACCGACGCGTGGGGGCGGCTGCAGTTCCTCTACGCCCTGCTGCCCGACAGCATCGCCGAGTTCCTGGGCGGGGAGATGCAGCGCCTGGCCGAGAACTCCAACAGTCAGCTGACCTTCACCCTGGCCTGGACCCTGGCCCTGTCGCTGTGGACCGCCAACGGGGCGGTCAAGGTGCTGTTCTACGGCCTGAACGTCGCCTACCACGAGGTCGAGCGCCGCAACATCGTGCGCTACAACCTGATCTGCATGGTCTTCACCGTGGGGGCCATCCTGGCGGTCCTGCTGACCTCGGCCCTGGTGGTCGGCGTCCCGGTGGTGGTGCGGCTGTTCGGCCTGGAGGAGGAGTGGGGCCTGATCGCCCCGCTGCGCTGGCCGCTGCTGCTGGTCGGCTATGTCGCCGCCCTGACCGTTATCTACCGCTATGGCCCCTGCCGTCAGCGCGCGCGCTGGCGCTGGGTCACGCCGGGCGCGATCTTCGCGGCGGTCCTCAGCCTGACCGTGTCCTTCCTGTTCAGCTGGTATCTGTCCAACTTCGTGCGGACCGACAGCTACGGCCCGCTGGCGGCCATGATGGGTTTCCTGCTGTGGACCTGGCTGTCGGTGCAGGTGATCCTGATGGGCGCCGAGCTGAACGCCGAGATCGAGCACCAGACCGCCGTGGACACCACGACCGGCAAGCCCCTGCCGATCGGCGAGCGGGGCGCCAAGGTCGCCGACAGCATCGGCCCGCGACGCGGCAACCCCGCCGCCCTGGCCTTCACCCAGCGTCACGCCGAGATGATGGCCGACCGAATTATGCGTCGCCCCAACCGTCACGCCGCCGGGGCGCCGACCGCTACAGAATGA
- the hslU gene encoding ATP-dependent protease ATPase subunit HslU: protein MTELTPREIVSELDRYIVGQNDAKRAVAVALRNRWRRKRVPADLRDEVTPKNILMIGPTGVGKTEIARRLARLAGSPFLKVEATKFTEVGYVGRDVDQIVRDLVESALIMVRERRRGDVRAKAEAAAEDRILDALVGPGAGPATRDSFRKKLRAGELDDKEIEISLADTASPIQGLDIPGGGNVGLLNLSEMLGKMGGGRTKTVKLAVRDATTPLIAEEGDKLLDQDSLTQEALKLAENEGIVFLDEIDKVAARQGASGADVSREGVQRDLLPLIEGTTVSTKYGPVKTDHVLFIASGAFHVAKPSDLLPELQGRLPIRVELKALTRDDFKRILTEPEANLIRQNQALLATEDVTLTFTDDAVEAMADAAVAANSAVENIGARRLQTVLERVLEETSFKASDLSGQTVTFDGDAVREKMDALTKDVDLSRFIL from the coding sequence ATGACCGAACTGACCCCCCGCGAGATCGTCTCCGAACTGGATCGCTATATCGTCGGCCAGAATGACGCCAAGCGCGCCGTCGCCGTCGCCCTGAGAAACCGCTGGCGCAGGAAGCGCGTGCCGGCGGACCTGCGCGACGAGGTGACGCCCAAGAACATCCTGATGATCGGCCCCACCGGCGTCGGCAAGACCGAGATCGCGCGTCGGCTGGCGCGGCTGGCCGGCTCGCCCTTCCTGAAGGTCGAGGCCACCAAGTTCACCGAAGTGGGCTATGTCGGCCGCGACGTGGATCAGATCGTGCGCGACCTGGTCGAAAGCGCCCTGATCATGGTGCGCGAGCGCCGTCGCGGCGACGTGCGGGCCAAGGCCGAGGCCGCCGCCGAGGACCGGATTCTGGACGCCTTGGTCGGACCCGGTGCGGGACCGGCGACGCGCGACAGTTTCCGAAAGAAGCTGCGCGCCGGAGAACTGGACGACAAGGAGATCGAGATTTCGCTGGCGGACACCGCTTCGCCGATCCAGGGGCTGGACATTCCGGGCGGCGGCAACGTCGGCCTGCTGAACCTGTCGGAAATGCTGGGCAAGATGGGCGGCGGGCGCACCAAGACCGTCAAGCTGGCGGTGCGCGATGCGACGACGCCCCTGATCGCCGAAGAGGGCGACAAGCTGCTGGATCAGGACAGCCTGACACAGGAGGCGCTGAAACTGGCTGAGAACGAGGGCATCGTCTTCCTGGACGAGATCGACAAGGTGGCGGCTCGTCAGGGCGCATCCGGCGCGGACGTGTCGCGCGAGGGGGTGCAGCGCGACCTGCTGCCCCTGATCGAGGGCACCACGGTCTCGACGAAGTACGGGCCGGTGAAGACCGACCATGTGCTGTTCATCGCCTCGGGCGCCTTCCACGTCGCCAAGCCCAGCGACCTGCTGCCCGAGCTTCAGGGACGCCTGCCGATCCGGGTCGAGCTGAAGGCCCTGACGCGCGACGACTTCAAGCGCATCCTGACCGAACCCGAGGCCAATCTGATCCGTCAGAACCAGGCCCTGCTGGCGACCGAGGACGTGACCCTGACCTTTACCGACGATGCGGTCGAGGCGATGGCCGATGCGGCGGTGGCGGCCAACAGCGCGGTCGAGAACATCGGCGCGCGCCGGCTTCAGACCGTGTTGGAGCGGGTGCTGGAGGAGACCAGCTTCAAGGCCTCGGACCTGTCGGGCCAGACCGTGACCTTCGACGGCGATGCGGTGCGCGAGAAGATGGACGCCCTGACCAAGGACGTCGATCTGAGCCGCTTCATTCTGTAG
- the ppa gene encoding inorganic diphosphatase yields the protein MNLDAIPVGPNAPWDINVIIEIPQGGLPVKYEMDKESGALFVDRFLHTAMYYPGNYGFVPHTLSDDGDPCDVIVLNPTPVVPGCVIRSRPIGVLKMVDEAGGDEKILAVPVDKLNPYYTEIASYRQLPAILIEQIEHFFTRYKDLEKGKSVKVEGWGDAGEAADLIAKGMQAHQDKLAKNKAPNAA from the coding sequence ATGAACCTCGACGCCATTCCCGTCGGCCCGAACGCTCCCTGGGACATCAACGTCATCATCGAAATCCCGCAAGGCGGCCTGCCGGTGAAATACGAGATGGACAAGGAATCGGGTGCCCTGTTCGTCGACCGCTTCCTGCACACCGCCATGTACTATCCGGGCAACTACGGCTTCGTGCCGCACACCCTGTCGGATGACGGCGACCCCTGCGACGTGATCGTGCTGAACCCGACGCCGGTCGTCCCGGGCTGCGTCATCCGCTCGCGTCCCATCGGCGTGCTGAAGATGGTGGACGAGGCCGGCGGCGACGAAAAGATCCTGGCCGTGCCGGTCGACAAGCTGAACCCCTACTACACCGAGATCGCCAGCTATCGTCAGCTGCCGGCCATCCTGATCGAGCAGATCGAGCACTTCTTCACCCGCTACAAGGATCTGGAGAAGGGCAAGTCGGTCAAGGTCGAGGGCTGGGGCGACGCCGGCGAGGCCGCCGACCTGATCGCCAAGGGCATGCAGGCCCACCAGGACAAGCTGGCCAAGAACAAGGCCCCCAACGCCGCCTGA
- a CDS encoding DUF599 domain-containing protein, which translates to MTWTDWAALALFFICWLGYSPILAFISRKGGSLNQDMEHVRAAWMQSMTHREMKLIDSQLMGHSINSASFFASTNLLLIAAVAGILFGGESALQGFAAVGAENVPMKILEAKLALVLICLARGFLDFIWALRQMNYALALIGAAPEIHTKTDRKAFSEAAGQLLNPALSAFSQGVRGYYFALAAAAWLFGPLWLALGVASSFGLLIYRQEASPAARAIRNARRLLDN; encoded by the coding sequence ATGACCTGGACCGATTGGGCGGCGCTGGCCCTCTTCTTCATCTGCTGGCTGGGATACAGCCCCATCCTGGCTTTCATCAGCCGTAAGGGCGGCTCGCTGAACCAGGACATGGAGCATGTCCGGGCGGCCTGGATGCAGTCCATGACGCATCGCGAGATGAAGCTGATCGACAGCCAGCTGATGGGCCATTCGATCAACTCCGCCTCCTTCTTCGCCTCCACCAACCTGCTGCTGATCGCGGCGGTGGCGGGCATCCTGTTCGGCGGCGAAAGCGCGCTTCAGGGGTTTGCCGCCGTCGGGGCCGAAAACGTGCCGATGAAGATTCTGGAGGCCAAGCTGGCGCTGGTGCTGATCTGCCTGGCGCGCGGCTTTCTGGATTTCATCTGGGCGCTGCGCCAGATGAACTACGCCCTGGCGCTGATCGGGGCGGCGCCGGAAATCCACACCAAGACTGACCGCAAGGCCTTCAGCGAGGCGGCGGGCCAGCTTTTGAACCCGGCGCTCAGCGCCTTCAGTCAGGGTGTCCGCGGATACTATTTCGCCCTGGCGGCGGCGGCCTGGCTGTTCGGACCGCTGTGGCTGGCGCTGGGCGTCGCATCCTCGTTCGGCCTGTTGATCTATCGTCAGGAAGCGTCGCCCGCCGCACGCGCCATCCGCAACGCACGGCGGCTGCTGGACAACTGA
- a CDS encoding N-formylglutamate amidohydrolase, whose protein sequence is MTDGGDSFSITAPAADAPATALVFASPHSGDLYPDDMGAAPGLSRASLKSAEDALVGRLIAEGPRRGAALIEGRIGRAYVDLNRDPSELDPALIADLEGPVGAKTAAGYGVIPRLAGDGTPLYARRLTLAEARHRIARVHAPYHQALGERMQATRATHGRAVLVDWHSMPARAVGAEVVLGDRYGSACSARLSRRLRELFEGLGWRVAQNHPYAGGWSTQRWGRPDEGYEAIQIELSRKLYLDETTLAPNATYAKTHKALSRVIAALCADEWSA, encoded by the coding sequence ATGACCGACGGCGGCGACAGTTTTTCGATCACCGCTCCGGCGGCGGACGCGCCCGCGACGGCGCTGGTCTTCGCCTCGCCCCACTCCGGCGACCTCTATCCCGACGACATGGGCGCCGCGCCGGGTCTGTCGCGCGCCAGCCTGAAAAGCGCCGAGGACGCCTTGGTCGGGCGCTTGATCGCAGAAGGACCGCGCAGAGGCGCCGCGCTGATCGAAGGCCGGATCGGCCGGGCCTATGTCGATCTGAACCGTGATCCGTCCGAGCTGGACCCGGCCCTGATCGCGGATCTGGAGGGACCGGTCGGAGCCAAGACGGCCGCCGGTTATGGCGTGATACCCCGGCTGGCCGGCGACGGGACGCCGCTCTATGCGCGCCGGCTGACGCTGGCGGAGGCGAGACACCGCATCGCCAGGGTTCACGCCCCCTATCACCAGGCCTTGGGCGAACGGATGCAGGCGACGCGCGCGACGCACGGACGCGCGGTGCTGGTCGACTGGCATTCGATGCCGGCTCGCGCTGTCGGGGCCGAAGTCGTGCTGGGCGATCGTTACGGCTCGGCCTGCAGTGCGCGGCTCAGCCGACGTCTGCGCGAGTTGTTCGAGGGCCTGGGCTGGCGAGTGGCGCAGAACCATCCCTACGCCGGCGGCTGGTCGACCCAGCGCTGGGGCCGACCGGACGAGGGCTATGAGGCCATCCAGATCGAACTGAGCCGCAAGCTGTACCTGGACGAGACGACGTTGGCCCCCAACGCGACCTACGCCAAGACGCATAAGGCCTTATCGCGCGTGATCGCCGCCCTGTGCGCAGACGAATGGTCGGCCTGA
- the cpdR gene encoding cell cycle two-component system response regulator CpdR: MARILLAEDDGSLRGFLTRALERAGHQVIDCENGDDAIDALEHGPYDLLLTDIVMPGADGIEVARVAAARQPGLRIMFITGFAAVALTAAQATPDAKVLSKPVHLRDLVNEVERMVAA, translated from the coding sequence ATGGCGCGTATTCTCCTGGCCGAAGACGACGGTTCGTTGCGCGGATTTCTGACGCGCGCGCTGGAGCGGGCAGGCCACCAGGTCATCGACTGCGAGAACGGCGACGACGCGATCGACGCCCTGGAACATGGTCCCTACGACCTGCTGCTGACCGACATCGTCATGCCGGGCGCCGACGGGATCGAGGTCGCCCGCGTCGCCGCCGCCCGCCAGCCCGGCCTGCGCATCATGTTCATCACCGGCTTCGCCGCCGTCGCCCTGACCGCCGCCCAGGCCACGCCGGACGCCAAGGTGCTGTCCAAGCCCGTCCACCTGCGCGATCTGGTCAATGAAGTCGAGCGGATGGTCGCCGCCTGA
- a CDS encoding DNA polymerase III subunit epsilon, with translation MRDGAGPWHLDATRGARFVNPGRPISPDTMAIHHILDEWVQDAGYWKAVAPPILRPETGVIALAAHRASFEQRYCTPALSGGAKWICTWKCALRLWPDLPRFSNQMLRYLRRPEGLVHELGLPAHRALPDAYVTAHHLRDMLNQTTVEQLMAWSREPGLLPRVPAGPERGKAWSAVDAARLQVLASGRDIDVAFTAATELRRRGLMTDTVVRTSDQGRLL, from the coding sequence GTGCGCGACGGGGCCGGGCCGTGGCATCTGGATGCGACGCGCGGCGCCCGTTTCGTAAATCCCGGCCGGCCGATTTCGCCCGACACCATGGCGATCCACCACATTCTGGACGAGTGGGTTCAGGACGCTGGCTATTGGAAGGCTGTCGCGCCGCCCATCCTTCGCCCGGAGACGGGCGTGATCGCCCTGGCGGCTCACCGCGCCAGCTTCGAGCAGCGATATTGCACCCCTGCCCTGTCAGGCGGCGCAAAGTGGATCTGCACCTGGAAATGCGCCCTGCGGCTGTGGCCCGACCTGCCGCGCTTCTCCAACCAGATGCTGCGCTATCTGCGCCGGCCCGAGGGTTTGGTGCATGAGCTCGGCCTGCCGGCGCACCGCGCCCTGCCCGACGCCTATGTCACCGCCCATCATCTGCGCGACATGCTGAACCAGACGACCGTCGAGCAGCTTATGGCCTGGAGCCGCGAACCGGGACTGCTGCCCCGCGTGCCCGCCGGCCCCGAGCGCGGCAAGGCGTGGAGCGCGGTCGATGCCGCCCGCCTTCAGGTCCTGGCGTCGGGACGCGACATCGACGTCGCCTTCACCGCCGCGACCGAGCTTCGCCGCCGCGGCCTGATGACCGACACGGTCGTCCGGACGTCGGATCAGGGACGCCTGCTCTAG
- a CDS encoding DUF1345 domain-containing protein, whose translation MRNLAGMGSVARLFRLHLSLWLGLLVLAAVAVLAPTSLGWPMRLAAGWDAGVATFLIATFARILRARSQEAMRRRAAELDQAGVLVLPLSMAAAVASVVVLVLAMVASDGKPTVGQAVFSVCTVGLSWLYVHIIFALHYAHGFYAPRDDGKGDQGGLIFPGEEDADYWDFLHFALIIGVANQTADVQISSRKLRGLATFHSLIAWFFNAVILALTVNLAATLL comes from the coding sequence ATGCGCAATCTCGCGGGCATGGGATCTGTCGCGCGCCTGTTCCGTCTGCATTTGTCGCTATGGCTCGGGCTGCTGGTGCTGGCGGCCGTCGCGGTGCTGGCGCCGACCAGCCTCGGCTGGCCGATGCGACTGGCGGCCGGCTGGGACGCGGGGGTGGCGACCTTCCTCATTGCGACCTTTGCGCGGATACTCAGGGCGCGTTCGCAAGAGGCGATGCGACGCCGCGCGGCGGAACTGGATCAGGCGGGCGTTCTGGTCCTGCCGCTCAGCATGGCGGCGGCCGTGGCCAGCGTCGTGGTCTTGGTCCTCGCCATGGTGGCCAGCGACGGCAAGCCGACGGTCGGGCAGGCGGTGTTCTCAGTGTGCACCGTCGGCCTGTCGTGGCTGTATGTGCACATCATCTTCGCCCTGCATTACGCCCACGGCTTCTACGCCCCGCGTGACGACGGCAAGGGCGATCAGGGCGGTCTGATCTTTCCGGGCGAGGAGGACGCGGACTACTGGGACTTTCTACACTTCGCCCTGATCATCGGCGTGGCGAACCAGACGGCGGACGTGCAGATCTCCAGCCGCAAGCTGCGCGGCCTGGCGACGTTTCACAGCCTGATCGCCTGGTTCTTCAACGCCGTCATCCTGGCGCTGACCGTCAATCTGGCCGCCACGCTGCTTTAG
- the rsgA gene encoding ribosome small subunit-dependent GTPase A, producing MIEQYGWSEAWATVFTPHAHAGHTPGRVILQHRNGYLVATDAGELHAKASGRLRHEAQETGPPAVGDWVALSPNPHDGAATIHAVLPRRTAFVRRAADSARRTQILAANIDVAFVVTSMNADLNPRRIQRFLAAAMDSGARPVLVLTKSDLSADPQAEAAQVAALEAQTLVLTISAREGVGLEALRLQVKPGETCVLIGSSGVGKSTLVNAFLNEDRMATQAIRASDDQGRHTTSHRQLIPLPGGGFIIDTPGIREVGLIDAEEGVEAVFDDVEHLMQECRFTNCGHVSEPGCAVQAALADGTLEGSRWAHFQKLKSELAAAGDKAERIAKAAERRRLGGLQKVYRATKRNDRGGADR from the coding sequence TTGATCGAACAGTATGGATGGTCCGAGGCATGGGCGACCGTATTCACGCCGCATGCCCACGCCGGCCACACGCCGGGCCGCGTCATCCTCCAGCATCGCAACGGCTATCTGGTCGCCACGGATGCGGGCGAACTTCACGCCAAGGCGTCGGGCCGGCTTCGGCACGAAGCCCAGGAGACTGGGCCGCCTGCCGTCGGCGACTGGGTGGCGCTGTCACCGAACCCGCACGACGGCGCCGCCACCATCCACGCCGTCTTGCCCCGCCGCACGGCCTTCGTGCGGCGGGCGGCGGACAGCGCGCGTCGAACCCAGATCCTGGCGGCCAATATCGACGTGGCCTTCGTCGTCACCTCGATGAATGCAGATCTAAATCCGCGCCGGATACAGCGTTTCCTGGCTGCAGCGATGGACAGCGGAGCCCGGCCTGTTCTCGTTCTGACGAAGTCGGATCTGAGCGCGGATCCCCAAGCCGAGGCCGCTCAGGTGGCGGCGCTGGAGGCGCAGACACTGGTCTTGACCATCTCGGCGCGCGAAGGCGTCGGGCTGGAGGCGCTGCGTCTTCAGGTGAAGCCGGGCGAGACCTGTGTCCTGATAGGCTCGTCGGGTGTCGGCAAGTCCACCTTGGTCAACGCCTTCCTGAACGAGGATCGGATGGCGACCCAGGCGATCCGCGCATCCGACGACCAGGGACGGCATACAACCAGCCATCGCCAGCTGATCCCGCTGCCCGGCGGCGGTTTCATCATCGACACGCCCGGCATCCGCGAAGTGGGCCTGATCGACGCCGAAGAGGGTGTGGAAGCGGTCTTCGACGATGTCGAACACCTGATGCAGGAGTGCCGCTTCACCAACTGCGGCCATGTGAGCGAGCCGGGATGCGCTGTCCAGGCGGCCTTGGCGGACGGCACGCTGGAGGGATCGCGCTGGGCGCATTTCCAGAAGCTGAAGTCGGAACTGGCGGCCGCAGGGGACAAGGCGGAACGGATCGCCAAGGCTGCGGAACGCCGGCGGCTGGGCGGCCTGCAGAAGGTCTATCGCGCGACGAAGCGCAACGATCGGGGCGGGGCCGATCGATAG
- a CDS encoding TIGR02300 family protein, with protein sequence MANPELGAKQVCPNCQAKFYDLNRRPAHCPKCGTDFDPEEAMKLRSRRARPGYPSDDEDTEDQVKDKKVDGDEDEEDDVKTPEIDEEGHEPILTPDDEDEDSPADASEEAGMGSTDGDDDLLADDDDDSVPFIEDEDDDSIDDEIAKPSRDDD encoded by the coding sequence GTGGCCAATCCCGAACTGGGCGCCAAACAGGTCTGCCCCAACTGCCAGGCGAAGTTTTACGACCTGAACCGTCGCCCCGCGCACTGCCCCAAATGCGGAACCGACTTCGATCCCGAAGAGGCGATGAAGCTGCGCAGCCGCCGCGCCCGTCCCGGCTATCCGTCCGACGATGAGGACACGGAAGATCAGGTCAAGGACAAGAAGGTCGACGGCGACGAGGACGAGGAAGACGACGTCAAGACGCCGGAAATCGACGAGGAAGGCCACGAGCCGATCCTGACCCCGGACGACGAGGACGAAGACTCCCCGGCCGACGCCTCGGAAGAAGCCGGCATGGGCTCGACCGACGGCGACGACGATCTGCTGGCCGACGACGATGACGACTCCGTGCCGTTTATCGAGGACGAAGACGACGACTCGATCGACGACGAGATCGCCAAGCCGTCGCGCGACGACGACTGA